AAGCGGCGAGTGTTCCCGGATAAAGATTTTGTAATAGCTGCAATACTATCAACATAACCGTTTCTGCAATGAGCTTCCAGTCCATCAATAacctattttaaataaaaataataattgttaGTTACAATGGCCTTTCATGTTCCAACCTGATGGAGTTTAAAATGAATATAATCAAGTAGTGAACTCTCATAACTCACAAAATGACAAACAGAGATATATGCTTAAAATATATCTTATCAAACTAATCTAATACCAATGTGATGGGAAAAGAGTAAATGAATTGTACTATGTCCATGCACTTAAATCACAAAATTATAAGCAATACAAAAGTCCGTTAAATTCTTCTCCAATCAAATACTTGTCTAAAGTCTTTACTGTATGGATGTATAAGTATCTGAATATACTAGTTTATATCTGTTGAAGCACAACTTACCCTTCATGAACAATATCACCAATAAATTAGTGGAAAATAATGACTTTCATTTCCAAAAATATTTGAATTCACATATCCATTAATGTAATTAtgttataatttaaacaaaaaggTGTAATCTCAGAAATTTTACATTTCCactttattttatgattattaatgtgttCTTTCAGTTTATTTAAAATGCTAAATGTACAGTAATTAAGCTATTTTCACATAAAGGTGAGAAAAATGATCAGAAATAAGAGCAGAGAAAAGAGTTATAAAACCACTTAAAATATTTAAAGAAAATCTAATCCAAAGATGAAAAAGGTGTCTCAGCGAGTCATCTAAAGTATTATATCCCTAATATATTCTGAATTGATGTTTAGAAACTAACGTGTGGTCTAATCATCAACTCAAAATTAAGCGATTCTAATAATTAAGAATTGACTATGATATACAAGTTTCAAGCAATGATAATACTATGAAAAAACTAACATGTTTTTATTCACTACCTTTGTATTATAAGCACTTCCGTAATATTagagttgaaacaagaaaagAGTACGAGGATGTAGATGACTATATTTTCATCCAATATTGCAGAATAAATACACCGAATATTACCAGTAAAGAGACCCCAGAAATATCAACAGCCTTCAAAGAAATAAGCTCCAAAAGTCTCTCAGGGGTTGAAATTAGAAACTCAGGCTCGCAATTCTTCAAACTGTAGATGAGAAATGAGaaataaattaaacaaaatatGGTTGAGTTACACTAGAGAGTAAGCACGACTAGTAATTCATCATGCAGATACATACAGAAAGAAAGGCacatgaatttatgcaaaaatgtCCCAGGAAAGAATCATAATTTTTTACCTAAATAAATGCAAAGGTACACTAACAAAATTCACCATTCACAAAATGTGAATTAACACTAAAATTTCCTGATCAACTGACAACCTCGTCTGGAATCGCCTAAAATAATTGAATGCAGAACATCTATAGTCAATATGTACCTACCCTTGGATCTGGTGATCTAAGGAAGCACCAGGATGGATACTCACTGTATGTATTCCATGAACTTTCAAAGGTTTACACACTGAGCGCACCTGATGAGTGATGATCAGGAAAGAAGAGAAAATAGTTAATAAAAAAACTAACATCACAAACTATTAAGATAAACAAATGGTTATTTTTCACCAAAAAGAAACAGACCATAGCACCTACTATCAGACACAAACAAGTTTGCATTGAGTATAGAATATATTAAGCAAGTTTAACCACCCTATGGACTTCAAATAAAGGTAAAAAGAATATACTTTTGAAATCAAAAGTGTCCCAAACTGCTGAGTGAAAGACACAACATATGGCACAAACCTTCGTGGCTTTCTCTTGGGATGGCACAAGAAACAAGAGAAAAGGGCTGGCATACGATAGACCTTCTTCGTCCTTCTTAGAAATGGTGTCTGCAGCACTGCTAACAATCCACGCAATTTTCTCTACGGTTGAAGAAGCTCCACTTGTCTCTAGTACATCTTTACCAGCTGAATAACATTTCCAAAACTCAATTCCCCAAGTACTAGCAAAGAAAGGTTTATCCTCGTCAATGATGTTGGTGCCATCCTGACGCAATGCACTCTCTATTTCATTCAAGCACATAATGTGATACTTAGAAGGACAACCGGAAGAGGCCTTTCTTTGGTGATCATGAACACTACCATTTCCATTAAGTCGAGTCTTTGAATTTGCAGCTTCAACTTTCCCATTTAAATCATTTACACTCGCATCCTTCTTCTTCTTACTAAGAGCTGGTTTACGAGAAGCATCCTTATATTCCTTTGAAGAAACCTTGTTATCGGTTTTGTAAGACATATCTTTATTGCTTCCCTTTCTGTCTCGATTCTTTTTACCATGCTTGTCTTGGGAAGGTTCATCGAGGGTAGGAGGACTAAAACACATCCCCTGTAATTTCATGGAATAAATTATTAGAGCAATTTTATGCAAATGAAAGGTTGATCCTAAAAATCATTGAGAATATTATGTAATGATATTGTGATAGAAGTAAAATTAGGACCCTACAATATTAAATTCTTTAACTAAAGATTGTTAAATAAGGATCCATTGGCAAGAACTGAAAATTGTTACACACTAACCGATGTGAAAAAATGACAAGAAAACGAGAAGCAACTAACACTCGATTGAAATGTAAATATGTACATGTGTAAATAACCGagaataacataaatcatattcaCAACAGGGAAAAAGATGTAATAAATAATAATACTGCTCTTTCAGGAAAATCAACAGCAAAGAACCACATTATATCAATTTCATCACAATAGGAAGAAACTTCCACACAGATAagtataatataaataataaaatcagaTAAAACGAAGAAGCAGAAAAAATAAAGGACATGGAGCTTGGAAAAAGTACCTGGCATTGACTGCGTTTACCGGACTTGCGGCGCTTCTTGGAGGCGATGATGGCGGCGACGCGTGCAGAAACGGAGTTAGACGAATCCTTGCGATTCAGCTTCTTTCGATTGGCTTTgttcttcttccttctctctaTATCTTCACCTTTCACCATGgtaatcagagagagagagagagaacgagcTCTTGAAAGTTGAGACTGAGGTCGGCGGTTTGTGCCGTATGGTGTGTTCAGCAGAACAATACGAACTCTCAGTAGTCTTTAGGCTCTTTACTTTGGATTGTGTGAAACGAATGGCAAGGCTGTAAATAAAGATATTTGACAAGGGTTTATCAGTCATTTGACCATTTTAATGTGTAAAAATTGGGCTTGCATTTCGTTAGTGTCGGATTCGGCCCAATATAACACAGCAACACACTCAAAATTGGAGGGACTatcaaaatttattatttaatccaaatattattttattgataaaattattattttatgtattagttaataaaattttaatttatcaaagaaataattatgaaaatatattGAGTTTATGTACCTACATGTCGAAAATTGATGAATGAATTACTAAACTCAGCAATACCATATCAAATTCATGAATATATATGCATTGTATGCAATGTATAAATTATAAACAGAAATAATGATTCATCAATATCTGTAAGAAACTAAAATTATTTTCATAGTgagattattaatttatatatcaaATGATACGTATGTATTTTTCTAAAGTATTATTAtcttataaatttaataaattattaatttatcacATTGATATGAGATTAGAACCCAATAAAAAGTATAATTTAATCGAGGTTTTTAATTAATATCTAAGTTATATAGGAAATGGGTTCTTAATAACCATATTAATAACTCTTCATTGCAACGAAACAAAATTCACAACAACCTCAGTATCACTTTCGATCAttgaaatattaaaatccatattAAAAAAACCAATCTAGACTTAGAGAAAGAGTCAAAGGCTCTGCTTCCTTAGGAGTAAAATAAACAATTATTTTCTAAGTTAGGCAGGCCAAGAGGAAACCATCTGATGCTCTCTAATCTCAATTACGTCTGGCTGCATCCACATGCATCTTAAGTTAAGTGAGAGGGAGCAAAGTTCAAGCCAATTTCATGGCAAAGTGAAACTATCTCCCAAATATTATTTCAATATATGATAATGTCTAATACATTTGCTTTCTTAGGTTTACATAGCCTTAGGCCAACTCCAACTCAATGCCAAaacagcatatatatatatatatatatatatatatacactctgATATTCCTTTAAAAAGGTTTCTAACCCAACTTCATATATTGCATCATTAATTCATATGTGACCAGTGCTACAACATATATGTTGTGTATTGTTTACAAGAcaatttcttttcttattttaatatatatatatcatatttcttttaaaaaatttatatatatttatatcttatatatattatttattaaaaaataatataataataaaaaatatactttttgtttaattttttgtattgtgttggaatagaaaaaaatatgATGCTAagagtttttaattttaatattagtGTAATACCATATATGGTGTTAGATTGAAGATGCCCTTAATAAGACACGTTATAATAAAATACTATACTAACTAGACCATTCTAGAGAATATTTCTTCTCCTACATCATTAAGTCCGTTTATGAAAAAGAGCTTCTGATGTTTGGGTTCACGTTCATAAAAATGACTTGATGTAGAAAAGATTGAGAAGAAACCCCAATAGTTTCTAATAAATTCCACATAGAGAGCAAACATATTTTCTTTAGAATATTTCCGTCAATCCACTAATAAATCTAGCAACTCATTGAAAGAGAATAGCCAAATTCTTCTCTTCTTTGTTGACAAATCTTCCATCTCTTTTATCCATTCTTCTTTCTCAGtatttttgtatgtatatttttttttgtttttggtttgCTATTTTGTTCATCTAATCTAATCTATACTATGACAAATTCAATCCATCTATATTTCATATTTTGGATTCAATCCACTTCGGTTCAAAACAAATCCTAGTCAATATGTAAAAGTGCGAATTGGATTAGTTACTTTAGATCAGTTActtttttgagaaaaaaatatttaaaagctATTTactaattttgatattttaaaactaatatttataatttcactttttttaaaaacaaaattagtAATCAACATCAAATTATATAGCAAATAATTTAAAGTTTACATATCAACGACtcaaacaataaaattaaatatagcaTCCACATATTAATTTGATACAAGAACTAAACATAAAGTTGacaaattaaaaattacaaattACACTGAGTGTCTAGATTTAGAGATGTCATTTAATTCTTAGccactttttaaaaaaattaattttatacccAATATTTATTTGAATCTATCAATTATAACATTGAGTCTATTGGAAAAACTTTTACAAGATCTTAATTATTTTAATGTAAATCgtatattaaacacattaatataagacaacctagaacatgtttttacaattgaatttaaacagagataatgataagaacacttacattatagtgcagcggaatgattgagtcattctttcagtttctctaacccttgtatcctttctgtcgcagggtattaccaagaaactgaactgtccAAAGTATTCttaaatcacctagactagagtaggcaattctcaacacatgagatagatacaataagaagaagagaagagaatattgaggcttataAAATGACTTATggtgtagagagagtctaaaaccctaaagcatcaaaactaaatcttgttattatatgttttcaactctcattTAACATccattttataggctcaattaggctacttatttaattaaaaaatcaataaaataatagtcaattattagccctaggtcgaaattccaatgggtcataggcccgtgaaatttcccttttaattataagcccgttggacttaaaatcaatgcccgtaatattttctattgatttaattatttaaatcatttatcaaaataattatttataatttgaacattgatttaaacttatttattaatttaaacactAATTTGTCTCAATTAATAAATATACTCTAAaatcttttttcttctctaaattgtataactctgtgaaattatccaaaattgactggatcaactttgataattttaattaataattaaatcaattaattgagactatctagatgattttatccaaggtacagtggggaccatggacctttGAAAtaaaactccaataagttatcataaatttaacaaataaatttactaacttattaattccttgtaaCTTCACTAatgactcagaattgcactattgaattcataaaacactatataaccaatatagatacgttatcaattatccattgttacaatcataattgtcacgcaatcctctatagacagtctacaatgagatgggactaaaatactgttttacccctcattgtattttatcttcaaaacacttagttccttgtaaatgatatttcagtaaactaatattaattactgcaaTTAGATTTCTATCATTTAggacattgaaccaaactaaaaggaaaccatcattttacttcttcatcagaagctatagatgttcatatctatgattaacactctcactcaattatactaccgagttcccaaaatATAAgtgtgggctagtccgtagggtaatccggtaacgaacaagtcaaataactcaaataatacaatcagttagaatactaacaactcagaattgatattgaattgacctatgatcaactatatgatatgactagaatagataataacggtatgtttaatTATCCTATCTACTGCCAATAtaggtccagtctgatgtaacaaatacatctgatcttatctactatgctaatgttctagaaagaatataacattgtgatgtgtaagtaaatcatatcgtagattggcaagttagtgtaaatcttgtgcactgactaatcttaggactaacttattttgaacatataatcatatttatattccactgtgattatgtcactataaattaactatatgctcggaatttaatataattttatattaaacaaataatcatgaaaataaaacatgtgagcaaagtgattgatcaagtcaaaaattgatttatattattttattgataataaaatgagattacaaagacattgagttttaattagggcataaaactcaaACAGAGTCATGCCTCAGTTATATGTGTATCAACAAAGAGTACTATGAGAAATGTCATTATAGTAATGAGTAAAATTTAACTGAATTTATTTAATGGCTAATTTTAGTTAACTGATCCTAAAACTTGGTACTTATAATAAATTAAGTATTACTTacgatatttttatttatttttttgaaataatttttACTTTATCACTATCACTATTGTTACAGTAAagtttaaaattattattttacatatataGGGAGCGACTATAACGCATCCCCTTTTTTTGCAACACTggtgcatcctttttctatttttggcaccaggatagatataatcccaaaaattttttatatgacggtatacattatagctatctagaacattctacaaattttcaagaaatttcaaataaatcATGGTACCAAAAAAGGTTCTAAACTGTATGTTGCACGTGTGCCTGTTTTTTTGTATACGCATGTAAAAGTTAACAATTTGAACCCTGTTATCGGCTTCGTACATTATCCagaatttattgaaaatttgcaggatattctaaatacctacaatgtacactgtcatataattttttttgggattatatctattcaggtgccgaaaaaagaaaaaagatgcactaatgttgcaaaaaaaaaagatgtgttgtagtcgttccctatatatatatttgttatttttaataTTGAAAGTGCATCTAATCCAATCCATACAAgtgtttattttaaaattttcaatctAATTCGCATAAATACATATATCCGCACTTTGCAGATTGGATTGGTTAAATATTGAACACCCCTATTTGCTCCTATATCTGGTTTACTCCTATATGGTATATGGTATGTGTTTTCCCAACTCAAAACATTAGGTTAGAGTTTTAGGTTTGCTTTGTTGGTATACATTATTTCATAATGTTTGAAAACTGTCACCGGTACTAGATACAAATACTACACAAAATATGGGAAACATAGAGCACAAACTCTTTAAGGACAATGAATAAAAAAAAGGGACTTACAAAGAATGAGATACAAGCGGGAAGAACAAATAAATCAGGTGTGGGCTATTAAAGTAACTCTTATAATTGGCTTGAAAAAATCAAGCCACTAATAATCAACTTTAAATGAACCAATTAGCATGtgattttttataattatataattagcTATGCACAAACTAAGACAAATTCTTCTGACGCATGAGAGATTCTATCTTCTCAACATCTTCTGGAATGTCAACACCGTGAGCCTCATGCTCAACCTTAATCACCTGCACACATAATTAGCTAGTATAAGTGGCTTTTGATATCTGTTAACCGAGGTTTTcggtaactatattaataaatattatttaagggtAATAATAATAGaagtagaagattaacacggggtttttacatggttgaggcgttaatgagccttagtccacgagtctgtaatATTAGAACTTGgaaaaccttttacaatggagtttctctccgTATTTTAACAGAGTAACTGTATCTTAgttgaagagagatccttttttccagtgttctatagcctgtatttataggcttatgggaacactgggtctgggccgagtatgacccaggcccatcagagatacggatattcttggcctttctagtggaagcccaacatgaaagatacaacatacatgaattccagaccagcTGAGGCCCAATGAGTTGACTCAAGAGatatatctcgcccgacaaaacggtgcttttggtctggacacttcgagttacgaggcagattcaggagacaagaccagtcagagtacttggcagcgcagacctgaaacaacggcgtgcaatcttgaggtggccttttccgcaggcgaaaagtggggacaacccccatgcggagtggggcggcttcagggtcctagACGCTTGGCCCCTCCAACCAGGGACGAtatgatccgggttcgtttacctttgtccctcttcatttaccacaggcccggaccgtaccagggtccgggaccaggatGCGTATGTCATGGGGGGTTCGAATGGTCTGCACGTCTCCCGGATGACTGTCCCGGATGATGGGACCCAGAAGACCATACCGGACCCCCCTAATGGGCCCAGAATCGCACCCCGGGCCCGTACCCCTCTCGGACActcccgtaccaagaggccttgacCAAGGGGCTGGGCCCGCATGCTGAACAACCCGTGACCAAGGGCCCGGACGAATGTCCCGGGTCCAtgcaggaaacggggataacattttcccccaagccttcgcctaggcCTGCCAGGAGGAGGTTTACATCGTCCCCAGGACGCTCACGcggttgccttcccagttcctgcttggGATCGCGGGTCCGTGATAGCGGGCTGTGGTATTGGCCGTATGCCTGGCCCGGACCGCTTACCAAtatccggggacgtttacctttgtcccgcttcgtgGCAGGGGTACACGTGTCACCAGGCGATTGCTGCACGGGtcttgaaaggtcgcctagccctcccaagggtcgctaggcctaggctagtgtgtcagcacacgtcacgaagcgtcccatccaCACGGGGGGCCATCATTAATATCCTTGggatgaggtggaccgtaggatagggcgacctttggcatccgcccctcCTGGGCTGTTAGATCCGAGATGGTGAGGATCCAGTCTGAGGGGGTCCATAAATATCCCTGCGCGACTCCTGACCGTCCGGTGGGgagacacctgtccgttggatcagag
This genomic interval from Humulus lupulus chromosome 8, drHumLupu1.1, whole genome shotgun sequence contains the following:
- the LOC133797828 gene encoding uncharacterized protein LOC133797828 gives rise to the protein MVKGEDIERRKKNKANRKKLNRKDSSNSVSARVAAIIASKKRRKSGKRSQCQGMCFSPPTLDEPSQDKHGKKNRDRKGSNKDMSYKTDNKVSSKEYKDASRKPALSKKKKDASVNDLNGKVEAANSKTRLNGNGSVHDHQRKASSGCPSKYHIMCLNEIESALRQDGTNIIDEDKPFFASTWGIEFWKCYSAGKDVLETSGASSTVEKIAWIVSSAADTISKKDEEGLSYASPFLLFLVPSQEKATKVRSVCKPLKVHGIHTVSIHPGASLDHQIQGLKNCEPEFLISTPERLLELISLKAVDISGVSLLVIDGLEAHCRNGYVDSIAAITKSLSGNTRRLVFNDCVSSSHASILQKLITGPVHRLSLNDSRTVHALSSLQKKNKLSVEIDEME